The segment GCCAAAAAGTGTTGCATAGTCAACAAATAATGAGCCTTTGATACCAGCATAGTCATATAGTTTTGGTAGTGGGAAATCTACTTGCTGTGTTAAATTAAAATAAGTTTTGCCTCCTAGTGAGCTTTTATTTTTGTCATTTGTTCTCGGTCCAATACCAGAGAGGTCAAATCCTCTAATTTCATTACCACCTTTAAAAAAGTGCTGGCCAATGTTTAGATCTTCATCGGTATAAGAAAAAATATGACCTGCCGCCATCTTAAAGCGTAATATTATGCTATCGTCAATTTTACTTAATATAGGATGCGTGTAAAAAGACAAGAACTCAGATTTTAGGAAGTTTACATTCCCTCCCAATCCTGAAATATCCTGACTTAAGCGCAGTAAATACCCTTCTTTTGGAGTATAGAGGTTATCCAGTTTATTATACGCTAATGTGTACCCTACTGATGAAATCTGATGTTCACCTTCTTGCCCCTTTATTATATCAGAGATGTCATTGTCTTTTTCACCCTTATTATCCATGTGTATACGGTTATACTTGTAAGAGTAGCGAATGGAATTAGTTAAGTTTTCTATAACTTTGTATGATAATTTTGTTGAAAATCCCATGTCACAACTATCGAAGCTAGTGTGTGGTTTATCTTGTTTTTCATAAAATACGCCCACACCTAGTGATGTATCAGAATCGTTAAAATTATTTTCAACAACCTCTATATTAGTAGAAAGTGAATATTTATTTTTCTCAAGAGCAAAAGAGAGCTCTTTACCACTACCAAATAAATTACGATCTGTGAAATCAGTTTTTACAAACGCTCCGCCAGGAAAGGACATACCTCCTGCTAAAGATAATGAGGCAGTTCTTTTTTCTTTAACATTTAAGTCAAGATTTACTGCATTGTCATTAACTCCGTAACTATTTACTTTTACTGTTTCAAAAAAATCACTACTCATTAGTTTTTTACGTGATTTTTGAATCTCAGATATATTGTACGCATCACCTTCTGCTATACTTAGCTTACTTCTGATCATCTTATCTAAAGTGCGATCATTACCATCAATTGTAATTTGATTTATATAAATCTTTTTACCTGGCAGCACTCTGTAGGTCACATCCACAACATTGTCACGTTGTGCATACTCTGGATTAACTTTTGCAAATATATATCCTTTCTCATTTAAATACTTGTTTATTTTTTCTACTGTATTATTAATTTTAACTCTATTAAATATCTTATCGTTTTCCTCTGTTATAAAGTCCAATATTTCTTCTTTTAGGCTCAAATCCTGAATTTCAGTTTCAATATTAACCTCATTATTTCCAAACAAATATTGCTGTCCTTCGTCAATCAAAAAAGTCAACTCTATTTGGTTGTTATTATTAACCTCAACAATCGGTTGAATATTATTTTGAATATATCCTTTAGATGAATAAAAAAGATCGAGCAATTCTGTGTTAATCAATAAATATTGTGGTGAATAACGAGTTCCGCCCTTAAACATGGCTCTAAATAACTTACTAAATATGTCATTACTATGCACTTTAATAGCTTGCTCTAGCTCGTTTTCAGAAAAGTTTTTGTTACCTATAAATCTTATATCCTTAATTTTAGAGGTTTTACCTTCTTTTATTTTGAAAATTAGATTGACCCTATTACTATCGAGCTTCTCCAACTCACATTCAATTTTAACGCCGACCTTACCGTTATTTCTATAAGTAGTGATTAAATTCATTAAATCGCTTTGCAATTTTGTTTCAGTGAAAATAGTTAGCGATTTTGACTGAATCACATTATTTAGTAACTCTTTGCTATTAAATAACTTATTACCCTTTAATATTATCTTGTTAATTAGTGGATTCTCTTGAATTTTTACTACTAAATTTTTTTCATCATCAACATAAGCGTTAACGCTAGCAAACAACTTTGTTTTATATAGATCTTTTATAATTGAATCTATACCATCGTCGTCTACATAACTACCAGGTTCTAACTTTATATAAAACCCTATTGTCTGGTTGCTTACCCTCTCATTACCAATACATTTGACATCTTTCACCTGCACTTTTTCCGCAGTTCCCAAAGCAATAAGCAGGGCAGGAAAAGAAATAAAAACCACTACCAGTATATAAAATAGCTTTTTCATATCTTGTCTTAAAAAAGATTCCTAATATCATTTGACATCCCAATTGCCATAAGCAAGAACAATACTGTAGCACCAAAAATAGCTGCATATTTTTGACATTTTAAACTTAAATCTCTACGTATAACTGCTTCTATAATATAACAAAATAAATGCCCACCATCCAGTAGTGGAATTGGTAGCAAGTTAATTGCAGCTAAATTAGCTGAAATAATTGCCATGAAATACACAACCATAATGAACCCCTTTTTAGCTGATTGCCCTGAATATTTTGCAATTTTTATTGGTCCACCTATTTCACTTGCACTTCTCTTACCAACGATAATTTGAAAGATAGCTTTGACTGTTAAGCACATAGTGTGGTAAGTTTCACTTACTGATAAGCTCACAGCCCCAAGAAAAGACGACTGCTTTAATGTATTAACTGAAATAATCCCTATAGTTTCTCTTTCTATTACGTTACCAAAAACATCTTTATCCTCAATTGTTAATGGAGTTAAGCTAGTCCTATGCTTCTCATTATTCCTGCTATACTCAATCTCCATTCTCGTCTTGGGGTTCGACATTATCACGCGTGAAATATCTTCAAAGTATTTTATTTTATGCTCATTGATTTGTGTAATAGTGTCACCTGGCAACAAACCAGCTTGCTTGGCTGCACTGCCTTCGATTACATTTCCAATCACCGGTGGAGTGCGATAATAGCCTGCCATGCTAAAAAATATTGTAAATGCTATAACAGCGAGTACCATGTTTGCAAATGGTCCTGCAAAAACTACTGCTGCTTTTTTATGTCGCGGTTTTGTATGAAATGAATATAATCTTTCTTCTTCAGTTAATTCTTTTTGATCGCCCGGAACGCTTGCTGCATTAGTATCCCCTAGCATTTTAACGTAGCCACCCAGTGGAACAGCGCTTAATTTCCATCTAGTTCCAGACTTATCGTTAAAACCAAAAATTTCAGGACCAAAACCTATAGAAAAAGATTCAACTTTAACTTTGCATGCTTTGGCAACAACATAATGCCCATATTCATGCACGAATACTATGACAGAAATGATTAAAGAAAATGATAAAAAATAATATATTCCATCGCTAAATTGATGGATAAGATTAGAAATTAATTCCACCTGTATATTTAGATCTTAACAAAATGTTAAGTATATTAAAACGCGCCTCGCTTGACAAGCATTTAGTTTAACTTTTAAATTAAAAAAAGTTTAATTGTAATGACAGATACCTCACTACTCAGAAGAAAATTAATATATAGAAGCTGGCATAGGGGTTGCAAAGAAACCGATATACTTTTAGGGCATTTCGCATTGAAATATCTTGATAAATTTTCCTTAAGCGAACTAATCGAATACGAAAAAATAGTTGATCTTGATGATTACGAATTATATTGTTACATAACTCGTAAGATAACCCTCCCTCCTGGCTTGAATAGTCAGATAGTCAATTTAATTGCTTGCTTTATTGAAGCTAATCCTTTATGCACTCAAGATTAGTGATAATCTTATTTACCTTATCTAGTACCTCAGTATATTCTATTCTTTTCTCGTTTCTATACTTTTCGCGCTCTTGATTTACTTCATCTAATCGCTTTGTTAATTCTAAAATTTTATCCTCAAGAATTAGTGCTGCAAGTAAGAAATTTAATGCATCCGAACCCTTACCTCCAGTTTTTTGAGATACAGAACTAACTAACTTGTCAAAACTATTAGCAAGGCGTAATAAATGGTTCCCCTTCCCACTTTCGCAAGATATTTTATATGTGTTATTACGTATAACTATTTCTACTACTTGCATATGGTGCTAAAAATTTCTATCGTACAGTATAAACTCAAACCCCTACTTTCATCTTATTTATGGTATAAATTTTTATTCATTTATCAAATCAGATAATTTTTTACTGCTACGAAAATATGTTTTAAAGTATTGATTCTTTGTAAACTTCTGTAACATTAAATGGCTTGTTTCTTTCAAGTTATAACTTCTAACTGAAAAAGAACCAAACCCCCTAATTTCAACTCTATTATGATGTTTCAATGTGCTTGAAAGTATCCCAAAAAATCTATCAACTATAGCTGCTATAACAATCTTATCCAAAAAAGGATGTCTTTTTGCTACCCTCACTATTATATCAGACTTTGTTGCCATTTATATGAAGCCAAAATAAGTAAACCTTATCACTTAGCAGATAATGCTATGTTATATTCTTCAACACCCAATACTTCAACTTCTATTTTTTCTGATATAGAGAACTTTTTATTTTCCGGTAAATGCTCTTGATCTATTAGAAGGGTTACATCGTTCTCAACTTCAACGACTAGTCCATTATCTTCTCTCTTACCTACAATAACCTGTATTTTATCACCTACCTTAACTTTCTTTATCAGTTCTTCAAGAGGATCATACTCTATTTGTTTTATTCCAAGATAAATTCTTGCCAGATTCACGTTAGCCCTTATTACTTTTGCTTCTATTTTATCACCTACATTATACTTCTTTATCTCATCTGAACCATTTTTAGACCAACTAAAATCTTTCACATATATTGTCCCTTCTACGTTTTCATCTATTTCAGAGTCATTGAAAGCAACAGATACATATGAGCCGGTATTATTCTTCACTTCACCAGAAACAATAGAACCAGGAGGATATTTATTGATAAATACTTGCCAAGGGTTGTCTACACACCTTTTCATGCTTAAACTCATCCTACTCTTAGCAATGTCAATACTGAGAATTTTTACATATACTTCTTGTCCCCTTGTTACGAGGCTACTAACTGGTAAATTACTCTTAACCCAAGTTATTTCCGACGAGTGCACTAAACCTTCAATTCCAGGTCTAAGCTCAACAAACAATCCATAATCTTCTATGCTTGTTACATAACCCTTATGCACACTATCAACTGGATATTTTGACTCTGCATCTTGCCAAGGGCTATCTTCTAGCTGCTTCACACCCAAGGAAATTTTAGCATTTTCCTTATCTATTTTTATAATTTTAACTTTTATAGTCTGACCACAAGTAAAAACTGCAGATGGATGACTTACTCTACTCCAAGACATATCTGTAATATGTAGCAATCCATCTATAACTCCCACTGTATCTGATTCGTGAATACCGACAAATACACCGTAATGAGTGATGCTTTTTATTTTTCCTTCTATTACATCACCTTCATTTAAAGATCCTAAAAATTTAATTTTTTCACCAGCGTGCAATTTTTCTAACACCAGCTTTCTTGATACTACAATATTACCTTGCTTCTTATCCATTTTAAGCACGATGAACTTTTGTTCAGTTTCAATAAGGTGCTTCGCATCTTTTACTTGCTTCAAATCCACATGACTCAGCGGTAAAAAAGCGCTTATTCCGTCACCAAGATCAACAATAAAGCCACATTTAATTGAGCGTTTAATAACTCCGCTTACTTCAGCCCTTGTAACTGTATCTTCTTCCAACTTATTCCATTTTTCGTCCCTAATTGCTTTTTCACGACTAAGAACAACATTACCATGATAATCTTCAATTCTTTCCACATAAACTCTAATTTTCGAGCCAATAATGACCTCATCATTACAACCGAGTTCCTTGATCAGAATTCTCCCGTCAGATTTTAAACCAATATCAACCACAACGTCGTTAGGGTTTATTCTTGTAATTACACCTTCTACTACATCTCCTTCTTTAATTTTGTTAACAAAAGAATCTTCAAACAAGGCATTATCTTGATCCTCAAATTGGCCTTGACATATCTCTTCTATAAACTTGTTTGATGATAGCTTTCTGATAGTAACCGGTAGATTTACAACTGGATCATTATTATTCATGCAATGTGACCTTTAATTTAAACTTTATTAGAACTCATATATTATATAATATTAACAATTATTGACAAGTAATTTTTCGTTAACTCATTTCGAGAATTGTTTAAGCTATATAAAATATAGTGAGAAAATTATATATGTATCAAGAATATGCTATTTAAGAATAGCAAGTGGATTAGATCGTTCTCCAGAAGGTCCAGGTTAAAACCTGATGTTGATGAAATATTGGAAAAATATTCTATTCAAAACAGCAAGGAATCTATAGAGAAGATTATAAATTCACAAAAAAGAATATGGGTAGAAATAGGCTTTGGCAACGGTGAAAATATGCTTTACCAGGTGCTCAATGAACCTGATCTATTATTTATAGGATGTGAGCCCTACTTAAAGGGGGTTTCTCGCTTGCTAACAAACATAGAAATACAGAACATAAAAAATATTTTAATATGGACAGAAGATGCAAGAGAATTGATTGCAAATTTTCCTGACAACAGTGTTGAAAGATTCTTTATTCTCTTTCCAGATCCATGGCCAAAAAGAAGTCACAATAAAAGACGATTAATTAATACGGAATTTTTAAATTTATTAGCAAAAAAAATACTTATAACAGGGGAAATATTCATTGCAACTGATCATCAGGACTATGCAGAGTGGATAGCATCGCATATAAAGCAGTGTAACTCTTTAATCTATAGGGAAGACGATTTCACAAGTTATACTCTTACAAAATACCACAGAAGAGCGCTCAAAGATCAGCGTAAAGTGAGGTTCTTTAAAGTAAGTAAACTTCTTGCATAACCCAAACTAAGTAGAAAAAGGTATCATCCAAGTAGCTGACACTGGTTCCTTTATGACGGCAGTGCCCAGACTACTTGGATCCAGAAGACTTAATTTCAACCAAGTGGCTGCATAATACCGTCATACCGCGATTCATTCGCGGTATCTCTAGATCCCGCTAACAAGCAGCGGGATGACGATTGTCAGGCTAGCCTGTCATCCAAGTAGCTGACACTGGTTTCCATCCAAGAGGGCAGTAGCCCCTTCCATACGCGTCAAGTTAAGGAAAAGGGTAAGAAAATTCAATGAACTTAAGGTGGATACTCTAGTTTTTCTATATCTATCTTTCACAGAAAATTGTGACCAGTCTGTGGTAAGTTTTTTCAGGAAAATTCTCAAATTATTAATTTTACTGCTTAACGCTAAAAACAACTCCCTAATCCTTCTTTTTAATTCAATGAATGCCTTTGTTAAACTCAGCTCTGTATTCTCTTTCAGTTTTATACAACCAACTATTCCATGAAATATAAGAATTGCGCACAATTTAGCGTATAGTTCACATAATACTCTGTATGGTTTTCCTTTAAGTTCGTCAAGCCTGATGTGACTCTTATACAATTTAAATAATAATTCAATCTGCCATCTTACCCTGTAAACTGTTAATACTTGTTCAGCGCTGATTTTACTCTCTGGAACGTTAGTTATGAATATCG is part of the Wolbachia endosymbiont (group A) of Anomoia purmunda genome and harbors:
- a CDS encoding HU family DNA-binding protein → MATKSDIIVRVAKRHPFLDKIVIAAIVDRFFGILSSTLKHHNRVEIRGFGSFSVRSYNLKETSHLMLQKFTKNQYFKTYFRSSKKLSDLINE
- the trmB gene encoding tRNA (guanosine(46)-N7)-methyltransferase TrmB — encoded protein: MLFKNSKWIRSFSRRSRLKPDVDEILEKYSIQNSKESIEKIINSQKRIWVEIGFGNGENMLYQVLNEPDLLFIGCEPYLKGVSRLLTNIEIQNIKNILIWTEDARELIANFPDNSVERFFILFPDPWPKRSHNKRRLINTEFLNLLAKKILITGEIFIATDHQDYAEWIASHIKQCNSLIYREDDFTSYTLTKYHRRALKDQRKVRFFKVSKLLA
- a CDS encoding cell division protein ZapA; amino-acid sequence: MQVVEIVIRNNTYKISCESGKGNHLLRLANSFDKLVSSVSQKTGGKGSDALNFLLAALILEDKILELTKRLDEVNQEREKYRNEKRIEYTEVLDKVNKIITNLECIKD
- a CDS encoding 30S ribosomal protein S1; this encodes MNNNDPVVNLPVTIRKLSSNKFIEEICQGQFEDQDNALFEDSFVNKIKEGDVVEGVITRINPNDVVVDIGLKSDGRILIKELGCNDEVIIGSKIRVYVERIEDYHGNVVLSREKAIRDEKWNKLEEDTVTRAEVSGVIKRSIKCGFIVDLGDGISAFLPLSHVDLKQVKDAKHLIETEQKFIVLKMDKKQGNIVVSRKLVLEKLHAGEKIKFLGSLNEGDVIEGKIKSITHYGVFVGIHESDTVGVIDGLLHITDMSWSRVSHPSAVFTCGQTIKVKIIKIDKENAKISLGVKQLEDSPWQDAESKYPVDSVHKGYVTSIEDYGLFVELRPGIEGLVHSSEITWVKSNLPVSSLVTRGQEVYVKILSIDIAKSRMSLSMKRCVDNPWQVFINKYPPGSIVSGEVKNNTGSYVSVAFNDSEIDENVEGTIYVKDFSWSKNGSDEIKKYNVGDKIEAKVIRANVNLARIYLGIKQIEYDPLEELIKKVKVGDKIQVIVGKREDNGLVVEVENDVTLLIDQEHLPENKKFSISEKIEVEVLGVEEYNIALSAK
- a CDS encoding succinate dehydrogenase assembly factor 2, whose protein sequence is MTDTSLLRRKLIYRSWHRGCKETDILLGHFALKYLDKFSLSELIEYEKIVDLDDYELYCYITRKITLPPGLNSQIVNLIACFIEANPLCTQD
- the rseP gene encoding RIP metalloprotease RseP; translated protein: MELISNLIHQFSDGIYYFLSFSLIISVIVFVHEYGHYVVAKACKVKVESFSIGFGPEIFGFNDKSGTRWKLSAVPLGGYVKMLGDTNAASVPGDQKELTEEERLYSFHTKPRHKKAAVVFAGPFANMVLAVIAFTIFFSMAGYYRTPPVIGNVIEGSAAKQAGLLPGDTITQINEHKIKYFEDISRVIMSNPKTRMEIEYSRNNEKHRTSLTPLTIEDKDVFGNVIERETIGIISVNTLKQSSFLGAVSLSVSETYHTMCLTVKAIFQIIVGKRSASEIGGPIKIAKYSGQSAKKGFIMVVYFMAIISANLAAINLLPIPLLDGGHLFCYIIEAVIRRDLSLKCQKYAAIFGATVLFLLMAIGMSNDIRNLF
- the bamA gene encoding outer membrane protein assembly factor BamA — encoded protein: MKKLFYILVVVFISFPALLIALGTAEKVQVKDVKCIGNERVSNQTIGFYIKLEPGSYVDDDGIDSIIKDLYKTKLFASVNAYVDDEKNLVVKIQENPLINKIILKGNKLFNSKELLNNVIQSKSLTIFTETKLQSDLMNLITTYRNNGKVGVKIECELEKLDSNRVNLIFKIKEGKTSKIKDIRFIGNKNFSENELEQAIKVHSNDIFSKLFRAMFKGGTRYSPQYLLINTELLDLFYSSKGYIQNNIQPIVEVNNNNQIELTFLIDEGQQYLFGNNEVNIETEIQDLSLKEEILDFITEENDKIFNRVKINNTVEKINKYLNEKGYIFAKVNPEYAQRDNVVDVTYRVLPGKKIYINQITIDGNDRTLDKMIRSKLSIAEGDAYNISEIQKSRKKLMSSDFFETVKVNSYGVNDNAVNLDLNVKEKRTASLSLAGGMSFPGGAFVKTDFTDRNLFGSGKELSFALEKNKYSLSTNIEVVENNFNDSDTSLGVGVFYEKQDKPHTSFDSCDMGFSTKLSYKVIENLTNSIRYSYKYNRIHMDNKGEKDNDISDIIKGQEGEHQISSVGYTLAYNKLDNLYTPKEGYLLRLSQDISGLGGNVNFLKSEFLSFYTHPILSKIDDSIILRFKMAAGHIFSYTDEDLNIGQHFFKGGNEIRGFDLSGIGPRTNDKNKSSLGGKTYFNLTQQVDFPLPKLYDYAGIKGSLFVDYATLFGLDDKNGKYKDPYNDSKLIRVSPGFGFSMPSPFGRLRLDFGFPLVKESYDIIPSPNVKFSIEAGI